Proteins from a single region of Candidatus Dormiibacterota bacterium:
- a CDS encoding methylmalonyl-CoA mutase family protein, translated as MSDRKERTLPGLLEEWAEGPLRESLARLPERSPKFETDSGIPVERLYTPLDVGTIDYPEDLGFPGAYPFTRGVQPTLYRSRFWTMRQYAGFGDAAGTNRRLRYLLGQGQTGLSVAFDLPTQMGYDSDHAMAQGEVGRAGVSIDTIDDMQDLLAGLPLDRVSTSMTINATAAILLALYVAVARRQSIPLGALSGTVQNDVLKEYIARGTYIFPPQASLRIATDLFAYCRNELPRWNAISISGYHIREAGSTAVQEIAFTFANGIAYLEAARAAALPIEEIAGQVSFFFNAHNNFFEEIAKFRAARRVWARIMTRRFKVNDPRALQMRFHAQTGGSTLTAQQPENNVVRVAVQALAAVLGGTQSLHTNGMDEALGLPTEKAATVALRTQQILAHESGAADTVDPLGGSYYLETLTSAIEERVWAYLQKIDDLGGTLRAIETGFQQKEIQEAAFRHQRQVDGGARVIVGVNRFKDEAAEQGGPPIPIQKIDPRLEQEQRARLAAFKGRRDPRAVETALAAVGEAARSGSNLLPLIVRAVEDRATLGEISDALRGVFGLYRPAAGV; from the coding sequence GTGAGCGACCGCAAGGAACGCACCCTGCCCGGGCTCCTCGAGGAGTGGGCCGAAGGCCCGCTGCGCGAATCGCTCGCGCGCCTGCCGGAGCGCAGCCCGAAGTTCGAGACGGACAGCGGGATCCCGGTCGAACGGCTGTACACGCCGCTCGATGTCGGGACGATCGACTACCCGGAGGACCTCGGGTTCCCGGGCGCCTACCCGTTCACCCGCGGCGTGCAGCCGACCCTGTACCGGAGCCGCTTCTGGACCATGCGGCAGTACGCCGGCTTCGGCGACGCCGCCGGGACCAACAGGCGCCTGCGCTACCTCCTCGGCCAGGGGCAGACGGGTCTGTCGGTCGCCTTCGACCTTCCGACCCAGATGGGATACGACTCCGACCATGCGATGGCGCAGGGGGAGGTCGGGCGGGCCGGTGTCTCGATCGACACGATCGACGACATGCAGGACCTCCTGGCCGGGCTGCCGCTCGACCGCGTCTCCACCTCGATGACGATCAACGCCACCGCGGCGATCCTCCTGGCGCTCTATGTGGCGGTCGCCCGGAGGCAGAGCATCCCGCTCGGGGCGCTGTCGGGGACCGTGCAGAATGACGTCCTGAAGGAGTACATCGCGCGCGGCACCTATATCTTCCCGCCGCAGGCCTCCCTGCGCATCGCCACCGACCTGTTCGCCTACTGCCGGAACGAGCTGCCGCGCTGGAACGCGATCAGCATCAGCGGCTACCACATCCGCGAGGCCGGCTCGACGGCGGTGCAGGAGATCGCCTTCACCTTCGCGAACGGCATCGCCTATCTCGAGGCCGCGCGCGCCGCCGCGCTTCCGATCGAGGAGATCGCCGGGCAGGTCTCGTTCTTCTTCAACGCGCACAACAATTTCTTCGAGGAGATCGCCAAGTTCCGCGCGGCGCGCCGCGTCTGGGCCCGCATCATGACGCGGCGCTTCAAGGTGAATGACCCGCGCGCGCTCCAGATGCGCTTCCACGCGCAGACAGGCGGTTCGACGCTCACGGCGCAGCAGCCGGAGAACAATGTCGTCCGCGTCGCCGTGCAGGCGCTGGCGGCGGTCCTGGGAGGGACGCAGAGCCTGCACACGAACGGCATGGACGAGGCGCTCGGCCTGCCCACGGAGAAGGCCGCGACCGTCGCCCTGCGCACGCAGCAGATCCTGGCGCACGAGAGCGGCGCCGCCGACACCGTCGATCCCCTGGGCGGCTCGTACTACCTCGAGACCCTGACCTCCGCCATCGAGGAGCGCGTGTGGGCGTATCTCCAGAAAATCGACGACCTGGGCGGAACGCTCCGCGCGATCGAGACCGGCTTCCAGCAGAAGGAAATCCAGGAGGCCGCCTTCCGGCACCAGCGCCAGGTCGACGGCGGCGCCCGCGTCATCGTCGGCGTCAACCGGTTCAAGGACGAGGCGGCGGAGCAGGGCGGCCCTCCGATCCCGATCCAGAAGATCGACCCCCGCCTGGAGCAGGAGCAGCGCGCGCGCCTCGCGGCGTTCAAGGGACGCCGCGACCCCCGGGCCGTCGAGACCGCGCTGGCGGCCGTGGGCGAGGCGGCCCGCTCGGGCTCCAACCTGCTGCCGCTCATCGTGCGGGCGGTCGAGGATCGAGCCACGCTGGGTGAGATCTCCGACGCTCTGCGGGGCGTCTTCGGGCTGTATCGCCCCGCCGCCGGGGTCTGA
- a CDS encoding ABC transporter ATP-binding protein, which translates to MPRLLDVSDLSTHFRGAGGEVRAVDRVSFHVDEGETLGLVGESGCGKSVAALSLVRLVPPPGRIVSGRIVYKGQDLMSLPERGMRRVRGREIALVFQEPSTALNPVFTVGYQIAEGLIVHGMMKKKEALREAVRLMEVVRIPDAARRATEYPHQMSGGMRQRVMIAMALACRPALLVADEPTTALDVTIQAEILDLLLTLKRDFHLSLLLITHNMGVIAETADRVAVMYAGRIVEMATTRDLFLSPKHPYTAGLLRSIPRLGEAAAGTGGRKKRLSAIDGTVPDLERLPAGCAFHPRCPDVMDECRVGTPSLLPIGAAGRTVACYKHHDMEGRPR; encoded by the coding sequence GTGCCCCGGCTGCTCGATGTCTCCGACCTGTCGACCCACTTCCGAGGCGCCGGCGGCGAGGTGCGTGCCGTCGACAGGGTGTCGTTCCACGTCGACGAAGGGGAGACGCTCGGGCTCGTCGGGGAATCGGGCTGCGGCAAGAGCGTCGCCGCGCTGTCGCTCGTCCGTCTCGTGCCCCCGCCCGGCCGCATCGTCTCCGGCCGCATCGTCTACAAGGGCCAGGATCTGATGTCCCTCCCGGAGCGGGGCATGCGGCGCGTACGCGGGCGCGAGATTGCCCTCGTCTTCCAGGAGCCCTCCACGGCCCTCAACCCGGTGTTCACGGTCGGCTACCAGATCGCCGAGGGGCTGATCGTCCACGGCATGATGAAGAAGAAGGAGGCCCTGCGCGAGGCGGTCCGTCTGATGGAGGTGGTGCGCATCCCGGACGCGGCGCGCCGCGCCACCGAGTACCCGCACCAGATGTCGGGCGGAATGCGGCAGAGGGTCATGATCGCCATGGCGCTGGCATGCCGCCCGGCCCTCCTCGTCGCCGACGAGCCGACGACCGCACTGGACGTGACGATCCAGGCGGAGATCCTCGATCTCCTGCTCACCCTCAAGCGGGACTTCCACCTGTCGCTGCTCCTGATCACCCACAACATGGGCGTGATCGCCGAGACCGCGGACCGGGTCGCGGTCATGTACGCCGGCCGGATCGTCGAGATGGCGACCACGCGCGACCTGTTCCTTTCGCCGAAGCACCCGTACACGGCCGGTCTGCTCCGTTCGATCCCGCGCCTGGGCGAGGCGGCGGCGGGGACGGGTGGCCGGAAGAAGCGTCTGTCCGCCATCGACGGCACCGTGCCGGATCTGGAGCGCCTGCCGGCAGGGTGCGCCTTCCACCCGCGCTGCCCGGACGTGATGGACGAGTGCCGGGTCGGGACCCCTTCTCTTCTGCCGATCGGCGCCGCCGGACGCACCGTGGCCTGCTACAAGCACCACGACATGGAAGGGCGCCCGCGGTGA
- a CDS encoding dipeptide ABC transporter ATP-binding protein translates to MSAVETVRPLLQVDSLKKYFPIRRGIFSGVSGWVRAVDGVSLHLAPGETLALVGESGSGKTTTGRCILRLVEPTSGSVTFDGVDLLSLAPRAMRRMRRQIQVVFQDPYASLNPRMRVRTIVREPLDIHRIGANRKERDEMVAALLQRVGLDPAMRDRYPHEFSGGQRQRIGVARALALKPRLIVADEPVSALDVSVQAQVINLLIGLQEDFGIAYLFIAHDLAVVERIADRVAVMYLGQIVEVATRDEIFRNPLHPYTRALLQAIPIPDPARARERQVLHGDLPSPSQPPPGCRFHTRCPSAVEACPRIEPPLVEVSPGHLVACHLHPGPAGGA, encoded by the coding sequence GTGAGCGCGGTCGAGACGGTCCGCCCGCTGCTTCAGGTGGACTCCCTGAAGAAGTACTTCCCGATCAGGCGGGGGATCTTCTCCGGTGTCTCGGGATGGGTGAGGGCCGTGGACGGAGTGTCCCTGCACCTGGCACCCGGCGAGACCCTGGCGCTGGTGGGGGAGTCGGGGAGCGGCAAGACGACGACCGGCCGCTGCATCCTGCGCCTCGTGGAGCCGACGTCCGGCTCGGTGACCTTCGACGGGGTCGACCTGCTCTCCCTGGCGCCGCGCGCCATGCGGCGCATGCGCCGCCAGATCCAGGTCGTGTTCCAGGACCCCTACGCCTCCCTCAACCCGCGCATGCGCGTCAGGACCATCGTCCGCGAGCCGCTCGACATCCACAGGATCGGCGCGAACCGGAAGGAGCGGGACGAGATGGTGGCGGCCCTCCTGCAGCGGGTCGGGCTGGACCCGGCCATGCGGGACCGCTACCCGCACGAATTCTCGGGGGGCCAGAGACAGCGCATCGGCGTGGCGCGCGCCCTGGCCCTGAAGCCCCGGCTCATCGTCGCGGACGAGCCGGTCTCGGCTCTGGACGTCTCGGTGCAGGCCCAGGTCATCAACCTGCTGATCGGGCTTCAGGAAGACTTCGGCATCGCCTACCTGTTCATCGCGCACGACCTGGCGGTCGTCGAGCGGATCGCCGACCGTGTGGCGGTGATGTACCTCGGCCAGATCGTCGAGGTCGCGACGCGCGACGAGATTTTCAGAAACCCGCTTCACCCTTATACTAGGGCGCTCCTGCAGGCGATTCCGATCCCCGACCCGGCCAGGGCCAGGGAGCGGCAGGTCCTGCACGGCGACCTTCCGTCGCCGTCGCAGCCGCCGCCCGGCTGCCGGTTCCACACGCGCTGTCCGAGCGCGGTGGAGGCGTGCCCGCGGATCGAGCCGCCCCTCGTGGAGGTGAGCCCGGGCCACCTGGTGGCCTGCCACCTCCATCCGGGGCCCGCCGGCGGCGCGTAG
- a CDS encoding TolC family protein codes for MTRRVTRPTLTLLMILALLPPLAGAGPLAQETPPATPGAAPPPEAPAAPAFVLSLQDAVKTALENNLDIVVRAYDPLRSEAQVIVAESIFDPLLNGTATSSSTQRPSPTAFVSSSKTHDFIASFIDPLQTGGKYQIDLEAFDNAAQSTFSGNTTEFDTSWRVSITQPLLRNFGPKASKTFVVEARNTLGISQSLFRSTVIDTLSAAEKAYWDLNFTLINLKTSLAALQLAQDFLDQNRIKVRVGTLAPIEITQAEAQVADREEAVIIAESQVKTAEDGLRRVMNVPKDSPVWSQPLLPSDPLPLVEQSPDMESAVSTALQHRPDLEQARLDLKSKEADLAFRRNQRRWGLNLNGSYGKVGIDVDNYGNSIDDLRRGANKDWQVTMALGIPIGNRQAIASFTDSEYALTQAGKGLETLELAARVQVRDAVRAVQTTLKRVKAAQVNVRLQKEKLSAEQKKFENGMSTSFQVLQFQNDLFTAQVRENLAMVDYNKAQVELERVQGTLLEARHVAVPANDSRRTLPYRPRTRVEGAPGGERQPAGATSSAGLEGAVPSAGGLPNQFVLEGKRLVAGWADPSQGGSSAP; via the coding sequence ATGACACGACGCGTGACGCGCCCGACCTTGACCCTTCTCATGATCCTGGCCCTGCTGCCGCCCCTGGCGGGGGCCGGACCGCTCGCGCAGGAGACGCCCCCCGCGACGCCGGGCGCGGCCCCGCCGCCCGAGGCCCCGGCCGCGCCGGCCTTCGTCCTGTCGCTGCAGGACGCCGTCAAGACGGCGCTCGAGAACAATCTCGACATCGTGGTGCGCGCCTACGATCCGCTCCGGAGCGAGGCCCAGGTCATCGTCGCAGAGTCGATCTTCGACCCGCTCCTGAACGGCACCGCGACCAGCAGCAGCACGCAGCGCCCGTCGCCGACGGCCTTCGTGTCCTCCAGCAAGACGCATGATTTCATCGCCTCGTTCATCGACCCGCTCCAGACCGGCGGCAAGTACCAGATCGACCTCGAGGCGTTCGACAACGCGGCGCAGTCGACGTTCAGCGGGAACACGACCGAATTCGATACCTCCTGGAGGGTCAGCATCACGCAGCCTCTCCTCAGGAATTTCGGCCCGAAGGCGAGCAAGACCTTCGTCGTGGAAGCCCGCAACACGCTCGGCATCAGCCAGTCCCTGTTCCGCTCGACGGTCATCGACACGCTGTCCGCGGCCGAGAAGGCCTACTGGGACCTGAATTTCACTCTGATCAATCTCAAGACCAGCCTGGCGGCGCTGCAGCTGGCGCAGGACTTCCTGGATCAGAACCGGATCAAGGTGCGGGTCGGGACGCTGGCCCCTATCGAGATCACCCAGGCCGAGGCCCAGGTGGCCGATCGGGAGGAGGCGGTGATCATCGCCGAGAGCCAGGTGAAAACCGCCGAGGACGGCCTGCGCCGGGTCATGAACGTGCCGAAGGACTCACCGGTGTGGTCGCAGCCGCTCCTTCCGAGCGACCCGCTGCCGCTGGTCGAACAATCGCCCGACATGGAGAGCGCCGTGTCGACCGCGCTGCAGCACCGCCCGGATCTTGAGCAGGCCCGATTGGATCTGAAGTCCAAGGAGGCGGACCTGGCCTTCCGCAGGAACCAGAGACGCTGGGGCCTGAACCTGAACGGTTCGTACGGCAAGGTCGGCATCGACGTCGACAACTATGGCAATTCCATCGACGATCTGCGCCGCGGCGCCAACAAAGACTGGCAGGTGACCATGGCCCTGGGGATCCCGATCGGCAACCGCCAGGCGATCGCCAGCTTCACCGACTCGGAGTACGCCCTGACGCAGGCGGGAAAGGGTCTTGAGACGCTGGAGCTCGCGGCCCGCGTCCAGGTGCGCGACGCCGTGCGAGCCGTCCAGACGACGCTGAAGCGCGTCAAGGCGGCCCAGGTGAACGTGCGCCTGCAGAAGGAGAAGCTGTCCGCCGAGCAGAAGAAGTTCGAGAACGGCATGAGCACCTCCTTCCAGGTCCTGCAGTTCCAGAACGATCTGTTCACCGCCCAGGTCCGTGAGAACCTCGCCATGGTCGATTACAACAAGGCGCAGGTGGAGCTGGAGCGGGTCCAGGGGACGCTTCTCGAGGCCAGACACGTCGCGGTGCCGGCCAACGATTCCCGCCGGACCCTGCCCTATCGCCCGAGGACCAGAGTCGAGGGAGCGCCCGGCGGAGAGCGCCAGCCGGCGGGGGCCACGTCGTCGGCGGGACTGGAGGGGGCCGTCCCGTCCGCCGGGGGGCTGCCGAACCAGTTCGTGCTGGAGGGAAAACGCCTGGTCGCCGGGTGGGCCGACCCCTCCCAGGGGGGATCCTCGGCCCCATGA
- a CDS encoding sulfatase, translating to MKGLPGGLPVILLGCLLPAGCGQGSRPNIVLVVIDTARADRFSFDGYARQTSPQIAALASEGAIYGQAITPAPWTLPAHSSLFTGLFPSSHGADSGHLHLDEKFRTLAESLHDAGYRTLGYVANPWAGRQYGLDQGFDEYEEFWRKTEKDRMERDDAGAAELNGRVERFLAWRQDNPAARDQPFFVFINYLEPHLPYNPPEPWRSRFLSPGTDGAAVERLRHFKHPDEVKYVLGLGGLKEGDLNVLSDLYDGEISYIDEKVGELAAFLRARGLLDRTVLVITSDHGEAIGDHGFLDHKMSVFQELLNVPLVVRYPAAVESGQRIAEPVMLQDVYATLLGLAGVPVENAPDGGDRRESIVLPGIRGLRRGGLRSVPERGGEAPPAEGPVLVSEFARPIQFLEIIQERFPEVRIVPWDRALVACRFGTEKLHWASDGRHRLYDLARDPLETTDLAAERPDRVRALAAQVESWLRRPAARPPYRLPPP from the coding sequence ATGAAAGGGCTCCCCGGGGGGCTTCCCGTCATCCTCCTGGGATGCCTCCTTCCGGCCGGCTGCGGACAGGGAAGCCGGCCGAACATCGTTCTGGTGGTCATCGACACCGCCCGGGCCGACCGCTTCTCCTTCGACGGCTATGCGCGCCAGACCTCGCCCCAAATCGCCGCGCTGGCCTCGGAAGGGGCGATCTACGGGCAGGCGATAACACCCGCACCCTGGACCCTGCCGGCCCATTCCAGCCTGTTCACGGGGCTGTTTCCCTCCTCCCACGGGGCCGACTCCGGTCATCTCCATCTGGATGAGAAGTTCCGCACCCTGGCCGAGTCTCTCCATGACGCGGGGTATCGCACCCTGGGGTACGTGGCCAATCCCTGGGCCGGTCGGCAGTATGGACTCGACCAGGGGTTCGACGAGTACGAGGAGTTCTGGAGGAAGACGGAAAAGGACAGGATGGAGAGAGACGACGCCGGGGCCGCCGAGCTGAACGGGAGGGTGGAGCGCTTCCTCGCCTGGCGGCAGGACAACCCCGCGGCGCGCGATCAGCCTTTTTTCGTCTTCATCAATTACCTCGAGCCGCATCTTCCCTACAACCCCCCCGAGCCCTGGAGGTCCCGGTTTCTCTCCCCGGGGACGGATGGAGCGGCCGTCGAACGGCTGCGACACTTCAAGCATCCGGACGAGGTCAAGTACGTCCTCGGCCTGGGGGGGCTCAAGGAAGGGGATCTGAACGTCCTCTCCGATCTGTACGACGGAGAGATCTCCTACATCGACGAGAAGGTCGGGGAGCTGGCGGCATTCCTGAGGGCGCGGGGACTCCTGGACCGGACCGTCCTGGTCATCACGTCCGACCACGGCGAGGCGATCGGCGACCACGGGTTCCTGGACCACAAGATGAGCGTCTTCCAGGAACTCTTGAATGTCCCCCTGGTCGTGCGCTACCCGGCGGCGGTCGAATCCGGCCAGCGGATCGCGGAGCCGGTCATGCTGCAGGATGTCTACGCGACGCTCCTGGGGCTGGCCGGCGTGCCGGTCGAGAACGCGCCGGACGGCGGGGATCGCCGGGAGTCGATCGTCCTTCCCGGCATCCGCGGCCTGCGCCGCGGGGGGCTCCGGTCGGTGCCCGAAAGGGGGGGGGAGGCGCCCCCCGCCGAGGGTCCCGTGCTGGTGAGCGAGTTCGCACGGCCGATCCAGTTCCTCGAGATCATCCAGGAGCGCTTTCCCGAGGTCCGCATCGTGCCGTGGGATCGGGCGCTCGTTGCCTGCCGGTTTGGAACCGAGAAGCTGCACTGGGCCTCCGATGGCCGGCACCGGCTCTACGACCTGGCCCGCGATCCCCTGGAGACGACCGACCTCGCCGCCGAGCGCCCCGACCGGGTCAGGGCGCTCGCGGCGCAGGTCGAATCCTGGCTTCGTCGTCCCGCCGCGCGGCCGCCCTACCGACTGCCACCCCCCTGA
- a CDS encoding NADH-quinone oxidoreductase subunit A, translated as MIDYVPIGLQLVAAALLGAAILGLSTLVGNPRTSRTDLSPYECGVDPLEPSGKRYTVRFYMVGMLFILFDIEAAFLYPWATVFRDLGMRGFLEMAVFIGVLLVGFLYCWRRGALDWD; from the coding sequence GTGATCGACTACGTCCCGATCGGTCTGCAGCTCGTGGCCGCAGCACTCCTGGGGGCGGCGATCCTGGGGCTCTCGACCCTCGTCGGCAATCCTCGGACGAGCCGCACCGACCTGAGCCCCTACGAGTGCGGCGTCGATCCGCTGGAGCCCTCCGGCAAGCGCTACACCGTCCGCTTCTACATGGTGGGAATGCTGTTCATCCTGTTCGACATCGAGGCCGCCTTCCTGTATCCCTGGGCGACCGTGTTCCGCGATCTGGGGATGCGCGGATTCCTCGAGATGGCGGTGTTCATCGGGGTTCTCCTGGTCGGATTCCTGTACTGCTGGCGCCGCGGCGCCCTCGACTGGGACTGA
- a CDS encoding NADH-quinone oxidoreductase subunit C, whose product MEGPYIAPLPPRQVVDLLRERFPGALEDVAEFRGEITVVIAKDALLDVARFLRDDPGTAFDMLSVVTGTHYLERDHDYEVLYHLYSLPRNHRLRLKVRLDEGETVPSVVSIWPGANWPEREVYDLVGVRFSGHPDLRRIIMPEDYPDHPLRKDFDVEGGPRDARPRGRVASPGFRDMESV is encoded by the coding sequence GTGGAAGGTCCCTACATCGCCCCCCTGCCTCCGCGCCAGGTCGTCGATCTCCTGAGGGAGCGTTTCCCCGGTGCTCTCGAGGACGTGGCCGAGTTCCGCGGCGAGATCACCGTCGTCATCGCGAAGGATGCGTTGCTCGATGTCGCCCGTTTCCTCCGGGACGACCCCGGGACTGCGTTCGACATGCTCTCGGTCGTCACCGGCACGCACTACCTGGAGCGCGACCACGATTACGAAGTGCTGTACCACCTCTACTCGCTGCCCAGGAATCACCGGTTGCGCCTCAAGGTGCGTCTTGACGAAGGGGAGACGGTGCCGAGCGTCGTTTCGATCTGGCCGGGGGCGAACTGGCCGGAGCGCGAGGTGTACGACCTGGTCGGCGTGCGGTTCAGCGGTCATCCCGATCTGCGGCGCATCATCATGCCCGAGGACTACCCCGACCATCCGCTGCGCAAGGACTTCGACGTGGAGGGGGGGCCCCGGGATGCCCGGCCCCGGGGCCGCGTCGCCTCGCCCGGTTTCCGCGACATGGAGAGCGTCTAG
- the nuoD gene encoding NADH dehydrogenase (quinone) subunit D, translating to MDDLRVTSPPSLHPEAPAGEDAVHGESMVVNMGPSHPSTHGVLRLVLTLDGEVVKAVQPHLGYLHRGMEKIAEGMTYNQFVPYTDRLDYLAPLSNNVAYILAVEKLLGITVPPRAQVIRVMCCEIARISAHLLWLGTGALDLGAATVFFHTFRERETLYNIIEALTGARLTTSYTRVGGLSRDLPAGWTGQVRSFVDTFPKFLDELDSLLTRNRIWMKRTQGVGRISAPDAVALSLTGPNLRGTGVAYDVRKTEPYSGYETYEFDVPVGSEGDAYDRYLVRFEEMRQSVRILDQALRRLPDGPVAVDDPKITLPKKERVLTSMEELIEQFMLVTEGIKGPVGEVYHAIEAPKGELGFYIRSEGDKSPYRLHIRSPSFINLQAIETMAVGGLLSDLIAVVASLDPVMGEVDR from the coding sequence ATGGACGACCTGCGCGTCACGTCCCCGCCGTCGCTCCATCCCGAGGCGCCCGCGGGCGAGGACGCCGTGCATGGCGAGTCCATGGTGGTCAACATGGGACCGTCGCATCCGTCCACCCACGGTGTTCTCCGGCTGGTTCTGACGCTCGACGGCGAGGTGGTCAAGGCGGTGCAGCCGCACCTGGGCTATCTCCACCGGGGCATGGAGAAGATCGCCGAGGGGATGACCTACAACCAGTTCGTCCCGTACACCGACAGGCTCGACTACCTGGCGCCGCTGTCCAACAACGTCGCCTACATCCTGGCGGTGGAGAAGCTCCTCGGGATCACCGTCCCGCCGCGAGCCCAGGTGATCCGCGTGATGTGCTGCGAGATCGCGCGCATCTCGGCGCACCTCCTCTGGCTCGGGACCGGGGCGCTCGACCTCGGGGCCGCCACCGTCTTCTTTCACACCTTCCGCGAGCGTGAGACCCTGTACAACATCATCGAGGCGCTCACGGGGGCGCGGCTGACGACGTCGTACACGCGCGTCGGCGGGCTGTCGCGCGACCTGCCGGCCGGCTGGACCGGGCAGGTCCGCTCGTTCGTCGATACGTTCCCCAAGTTCCTCGACGAGCTCGACTCCCTGCTGACGCGCAATCGCATCTGGATGAAGCGCACGCAGGGGGTGGGCCGGATCAGCGCCCCGGACGCGGTCGCCCTCAGCCTGACCGGCCCGAACCTGCGCGGAACCGGAGTGGCGTACGACGTGCGCAAGACCGAGCCGTACAGCGGTTACGAGACCTACGAGTTCGACGTGCCGGTCGGCAGCGAGGGGGACGCCTACGATCGCTACCTGGTTCGTTTCGAGGAGATGCGCCAGAGCGTCAGGATCCTGGACCAGGCGCTGCGGCGGCTGCCCGACGGTCCGGTCGCCGTGGACGATCCGAAGATCACCCTCCCGAAGAAGGAACGCGTCCTCACGAGCATGGAGGAGCTGATCGAGCAGTTCATGCTCGTCACCGAGGGGATCAAGGGGCCGGTGGGAGAGGTGTACCACGCCATCGAGGCGCCCAAGGGGGAGCTCGGATTCTACATCCGGAGCGAGGGGGACAAGTCCCCCTACCGCCTGCACATCCGCTCCCCGTCCTTCATCAACCTTCAGGCGATCGAGACGATGGCGGTCGGAGGCCTGCTGTCCGACCTGATCGCCGTGGTGGCGAGCCTCGACCCCGTGATGGGGGAGGTGGACCGGTGA
- a CDS encoding NAD(P)H-dependent oxidoreductase subunit E codes for MTIPVRPETDHKIDDLLSRFPMRGSALLPALYLVQEEKGHVSDESMEYVASKIGVSPAFVAGVVSFYTMFHRRPVGRHHIQVCRTLPCALSGSDTLMAHLKARLGIGDGEKRADGKVSLASVECLGACDRAPFIQINEREHGPVDGTKMDEILKGLE; via the coding sequence GTGACGATCCCCGTCCGCCCCGAGACCGATCACAAGATTGACGATCTCTTGAGCCGCTTCCCGATGCGGGGCTCGGCTCTTCTTCCCGCTCTGTACCTGGTGCAGGAGGAGAAGGGGCACGTGTCGGACGAGTCGATGGAGTACGTCGCCTCCAAGATCGGCGTCTCGCCCGCATTCGTCGCCGGGGTGGTGTCGTTCTACACGATGTTCCATCGGCGGCCGGTCGGGCGGCACCACATCCAGGTCTGCCGCACGCTGCCGTGCGCCCTGAGCGGTTCGGACACCTTGATGGCTCACCTGAAGGCGCGTCTCGGGATCGGGGACGGGGAGAAGCGCGCCGACGGGAAGGTCTCGCTCGCGTCGGTCGAGTGTCTGGGCGCGTGCGACCGCGCGCCGTTCATCCAGATCAACGAGAGGGAGCATGGGCCGGTCGACGGGACGAAGATGGACGAGATCCTGAAGGGGCTGGAGTAG